CACATCATGTAGAAAATATTGTACTTTTAGAACGAATTTAAAATTCAATTCTTTAAAATGAAAAAGTTTCAATCTATTTTAACCATTTCAATCCTCTCTATTTTAACAAGTTTTGTTATCTATAGTTGCGAAGATGATGATATTTGTACAGATGAAGGCGAAGTGCCACGTATGGTTGTAGACATGTATTACAACATTGATAAAACAACAAAATTAGAAGATACAATTTTCTATTGGGCCTATGTTTTAAAAGATTCTATTCCTACAGGAACAAGCAAAGACACTCTATTAATTGATCAAGGTTCTGTCAATATGAAATCGAGTTTTGCTACGCCAATTCGTCAGAATAAGCAAAAAGAAATTTATTATACTGTTGCGCAAGGAAAAGATAGAGAAGTTAAAGATCCTATTACGGGGCAAGTTATTGAAACAATTAAAGCAAAACGAGATCGTTTGGTTTTAACTTACGATACAATTGGAAATGCTTATACGTCTAAAGCATGCGGTTTTGGATTAACTTTTCAAGGAGTTAATGTAAAATTGGTAACCAAAAGTGAAAGTAGCGCTGGAAATTGGATTAAAGGAATAGAAACTGTAAATACTGAAATAAAAGATGGTTCGACAACTATTATTAAGCTTTTTGCTGACGAGCGCAACTAATTTTGCTTTTGCGCAAATAAATAAAACTGACTCAAAAAAAGTAACAGTCACGGATTCTATTCCAAAGAAAAAGAACCATGATATTTTTATTGGTGTAGATGTTTTTAATCCTATTGTAGCAGCTTTTAGCGATAAAAAAGGTGTTAGCGCTTTTGCTTCATACCAAATTAACAATAAATGGCACGCAGTTATAGAAGCTGGTTTTGAGAAAAATAATTTCAACGAAATCAATTGGGATGTAGATGTTGATGGAATTTTTGCGAAAGTTGGTGCAAATTGGTTTGTGACACAAGATGTCGACAATCAATCGAACGGAATTTACATTGGTGGACGTATTGCTTATTCACATTATTCGCAAACAATTAACAGCTATGCGATTCGTGATCTGCAATCAAATGAAATTATTGATACCGGAAGTTTGCCTAAAGCAAATGTAAGTAGTTATTGGATAGAAGCTGTTGTTGGTGGACGTGTAGAGATTTTTAAGAACTTTTATGGTGAATTATCTTTGCACCCTGCAGCGTATATAGGAGGAAAAAAAGATCAAGGAATTGATCCTTTGGTTATT
This portion of the Empedobacter stercoris genome encodes:
- a CDS encoding DUF6452 family protein, which gives rise to MKKFQSILTISILSILTSFVIYSCEDDDICTDEGEVPRMVVDMYYNIDKTTKLEDTIFYWAYVLKDSIPTGTSKDTLLIDQGSVNMKSSFATPIRQNKQKEIYYTVAQGKDREVKDPITGQVIETIKAKRDRLVLTYDTIGNAYTSKACGFGLTFQGVNVKLVTKSESSAGNWIKGIETVNTEIKDGSTTIIKLFADERN
- a CDS encoding DUF6048 family protein; amino-acid sequence: MVRQLLLSFLLTSATNFAFAQINKTDSKKVTVTDSIPKKKNHDIFIGVDVFNPIVAAFSDKKGVSAFASYQINNKWHAVIEAGFEKNNFNEINWDVDVDGIFAKVGANWFVTQDVDNQSNGIYIGGRIAYSHYSQTINSYAIRDLQSNEIIDTGSLPKANVSSYWIEAVVGGRVEIFKNFYGELSLHPAAYIGGKKDQGIDPLVIPGYGKYSGPFNMPVFWGIAYKIR